The nucleotide sequence GAAGGTATTAGAGGCAAATAGAGTAACTAGCTTTTAAATGATGGGTACATAAATTAGGACATATAAAtttgagtgaagagaaggggaatGGTGTGAGAGATATTATGGAGTAAAGATCAACAGTATTTAATTATCAACTCATTCATGTGGATTGTGAACAAATGGTAGAGACCAAGATaagttaataaatttattatttcaatactaggtggggacagctgggtagctcagtggatagagagccaagcctagagatgaaaggtcctaggttcaaatctaacctcagacacttcccacctgtgtgaccctgggcaagtcacttgacccccattgcctacccttaccactcttctgccttggagccaatacatggtgttgactccaagatggaaagtgagggtttaaaaaaaactaggtgAATGAGAGGATGTTGTGCAAgcaaaaactgaaataaataatttggcAATAGAGCAGGGGGATTATGAAGCTCAAGTTGGTCAAAGAGATACATTCTAGCTCTTAGTGAAAAATCATTCTATGAATCCAATAACCAAGATTTCTAGAAGtaattcctttttaatttatattttatattgaaatttcaaaaataaaattacagcTAAGTATCATGGacaaattacaaatatttattgaatgaatggaaaCATTTTCTTGACTGCTGTTTTGAAATCCTTATTTCTCAGAGTATAAATGAGAGGGTTTAAGGTGGGGCTGATAGTAGTGTATAGTACAGCCACTATTTTGCCATTATCCATGGAGGACCCAGAGCCTGGgagaatgtatgtgtatataattgtAGTATAATATATGGTGACCACGATGAGATGGGAGGAACAGGTAGAGAaggctttcttcttcccttctttggtGCGAATCTTCAGAATGCTGGAGATGATGAAGCCATAGGACACCATAGTGAATCCAAAATTGATCACCCCAAAGTATACATCTGCAATGACTATCATTACATTGTTTAGGTATGTGGAGGTACAGGAAAGCAGTAGCAAAGTGGGGATTTCACACAAAAAGTGTTTAATTTGATTGGGGCCACAGAAGGTTAAGTGTGCCATAAGGCCAGTGTGTACTGATGAGCTGACGGCACTAATGGCCCACACACTACCAGCTAGGAAGATGCaaaccattctgctcatcatGGTAGTGTAATGGAGAGGGTGACAGATGGCCACATACCTGTCATAAGCCATGGCTGTGAAAAGCAGAAGTTCAGCACCCAAAAACCATGTGAGGAAATACAACTGGGTCATACAGCCATCATAGGAGATGGATTTCTTATCCACAAGATTTTCCAGCAACTTAGGAAGAACTGTAGATGTGCATCCAATATCTAAGATTGCCAAATTGGCAAGAAAAAAGTACATAGGTGTATGGAGACCTGAATCTAGGCTTATAGCCCACACAATGAGAGCATTGCCTATTAGAGCCATTATgtaaagaaagaagaagataaaaaagaggGCAAGCTGAAGTGGAGGAGTCTCAGAGAAACCTTGCAGGAAAAACTCAGTCACTATTGTTTGATTACTCACTGCCATTTGACTAGCAGATGCTCCTTCAATCCTCCAGAGGAAGTCTTCCAAAGGAAAGTCTCCTTCATGAGTCAATAAAGAGATCAGGTGAACTAGAGTAGAAACAAAATAcacatttttcattaaaattttaaaaaatattgtagaGATAGGACTATCGTCATGCACATGTCTGAAACTAGAATTATTGGTAACTGGTGAAACCATAGATTGAAAATAGCAACATTAGCACCAGCCCCAACCCCCAAATTACTATAAAATACAATCCCTGCCAGTAACTTCTACCCCTAAGTAATATCCCTTCCCAATATATAAATCCCTTTCTTTCCCTACTCATCTTCTTTTATTTCATgttataatattattttcatattatattcCTCTTTTTCCTATTGTTTTGCTTTTGAACACATTTCCTCCTTGAACATaaggatcaaatattatttctattgtttcttCCTATTCAATTCCATAACTGTTTAAGCACTaagtatgtgccagacactgtgctaagctgtgaggatacaaataaggaaaagactATCACACATataacacagaaaaaaagagaaacaacaatTAACCATTGGCctcagaatcagaagacctggtttgGAATTGTAGCTTTGGCACTTTCAAGATCTGTGACCTTAAACAAAGCAATTAAATTTTGTATAtaaggtctagagatggaagggaactgAGGAATGCTCTTAGACTGACTTCTTTTTACAGGAGATAATAATGAATTCctgtgaaataacttgcccaaggtcacaaagattgTAAATGTCAGAGTCCAAATTTAATCTGTTGTCCTTTGAATCTCCATTGAGGGCTTTTTCCATGAAGCCTCCTGTTTGTCTTGCAAAATCTGGCCTTATTCCTGTATGATGCATCACAGAGGCTATATGTATTAAACTATTTAGATAATAGCTTAATAATACCTTATTCATACAGTTTTAAAACAATAAGAATTTCTATTAACGAAGTATTTTACTCATCAATGGATTGATATTAATTGGATTAACACATGTattttaaacatctactatgaTTCAAGTATTCTGCTTGACATTGGGAGTATATTTGCATATACTCACCCAGAAGTGAGTATATGCAAATATTGTTTTTTGTGACctatatctgtgatttcatcaacaaAAGGAACTCCCTTTTGAAAAAACTTCCCCCaccaaagggtatgtactgtaaaaataaaaggtgactGTAAAATAATAGAGCAatggattaattattaatataaagtGATTTCAGATAGTCTGCTGTGCTTGCAAAGTATCTttagtttatatcagtgaagtaaagctcataaatgaacttctcttcTGGGTACAGGTGCAAGGATGCTAAcgagactcttgttataaaaacaaataagagattcattgaaatatataagaataaaaggatttctaactctaagggattctaactcatctgaaataaaactccctggttccacaaggaaccgcttctcctttgtccacaggctacactgatacTTCCTGATATGACTaaccaaatttttactattctaaataaactaacattaattatccttataattcttaacttcaccttcaagttataaaaataatgaaggcaAGCTGGTTGAGCCTCAACAAGAAttaagttaggactctgagccttagtagactcagagtccaaaccaaagaccaggtctttctttggtcttctcagagttaaaacaatctataaaaacaacaatagatatttactagtgtttcccaagttgggaaAGAAAAATGCTTAACTCCTTCAggtcttcccctcctttccttctacttcaGACAGGAAAGAGAGtccctgtgtgtgactctgccaacttccagagaccaactgccacacccagagaaatTGTAACAGGAAAAACTGttaaactgtcaacatttgaaagtGATACtgtctcagctctgtttgaaactccaattctttctcaagccagcttctcaacttcttatctctaaactaatataaaaagaCTTATTTTCTAACATCATCCTTATAGTACCTTAAAGTCTTAGCCCCTATAGGCAGAGGGTACATAGTCATGGGACTATTTCAAGTACTTTACCTTAAAGTAATGGAGACAAATAGGGGTGCAAATTCACTTAGAAAATCCCTacttaacattattttattttgaaagcagctgggtagctcagtggattgataatcaggcctacagacaggaggtcctaggttcaaatctggcctcagacacttcccagctgtatgaccctgggcaagtcacttgactcccattgcccacccttaccactcttccacctatgagccaatacacagaagttaagggtttaaaaaaacattattttattttaatttttaaatttttattttattaaatattttccaattacattttaatggggtGGATCTCACTTTGGGAATTCTTCAAGCTCTCTGATGAGTGTGATATGTTTTCCTTAGCATGGTACATAAATGATAGCCACCATTATTGAATATTTAACTGAAGATTTCTCTTAGCTGTTGCTTTTGACTtcattactatttttctttttatatttaactttttctttttttcaattacacatagaaatagtttttgacaattattttctgacattttacaatttgaCTGTATTCTATACTACCTAGTCTTGTCCCACcccaaataaaggaaaaaacaataaacaaatcaCCGAATAAACCTGGAAAACTTGCCACTTATTCATTTTGAACACCAAGCCAGACATATCTCTTTTCTCTGATTAGTAACATAGCCAATCTGTGTGATGAAAAATGTATTATCTGAGTATGTAGAAATTACTGAAGCTGCAAAACATCCCTATGAAATAGATAGGGAAGACTTCACATTCTAGAATTTTTAGCTTGAACATAAGATAATGGGACTTTTTTATGCTCATTTACCTCAGAACTAGAGTTTGTGAATCTAAGTTTGCCATTATCTAAGGTTCACACAAATAgtttataataatgtaataagtACTATATACCACATGACCTTAGTGtgaagagagagattgaaagatcATGAGTTGCAACAGATCATACAGAAAGGGCTAGAAGGGTCCTTAAAAACCATCTTGGCCAGTAGTTCTCAAAATTTTTGGTCTCAGGATGACTTTACAATATTCAAAATTGAGGTCCTCCCAAAAGTTTCTGTTTATGTGAGTTATACCTATTGATATTTACCATACTgtagccaagatggcagagtacaaAAAGCACATCAGTAGATCTATCCCAACATTCCCCTTTAAATGATGTTAAAACAACTCCCTTCATTGAGTTCTGGAATATCaaccaaaaaaattaacaagaaagGTCTGTGACACCAGAGTGAAGGTCAGTCTGGAGTGCAGTACACATGGCAGCAACGCTAACAGCAGGTCTTAGAGGCAGCTGCCACAGAGCAAAATTGGAAGATCTCAGCCCAGAGATGTCAAGGATgttggacaactggtcagaaggagatttcATAATATTTTCTGATACAGGGCAAAGAACTATTATATGTAGCTCCAGGGAACAATTCCATGGTAAAGAGGAGCACTAGCTCTTTTAGCTACCAGGGAGCAGGAGCCTTGGGTCACAGTTCCAGAGTGGAGGAGCACTAACATTTTCAGCTGCCTAGTTCCAAGAGCAGTGTTAGTTGTAGTTGCAGGGAGTCAAGATCCATTACTGAGTAAAGACCAGAGGACAGGCCATGAGAGCTGTGACTACATCTTTCCTTgaatcataccaccttggaagtaTCAAAAATTTACATAACTTCAGAATTAACTCTGAAAATAGCAACACAAAAACAGGAAGATTGAGACAGTCCCTTCTCCAATCTGGGAGCatagcccaactttaacataaagttcaacataaaaaaaagtttagaaaaattagaaaatgacaaaaaagaggcTTACCATTAAAAGCTACTTTGGTGACTAGGATGATCAAGACATGAATTCATATGAAGAAAACAATGTCAAAATAACTATAAACAAAGTCTTAAAGAAAAAGCATGAATTGAATTTGAGCACACAAAAGAATTCCTATGAGAGCTCAAAGAGCATTTTGAAAgtcaaataagagaaagaagaatattggAGACAGAAATTATAATGATTCAACATAATTGAGTCAAAGACTTGGTCAAAGAGGTACAAAGAAGTTCTGAAGAAAGTACCATCTTAAAAATTGAATTATCCATGagataaaagagacacaaaaagcCTCTGCTGATAAGTCTTTAAAAAGTTGAATagccaaaaataaaatgaaatacaaaagctcaatgaagaaaatcattctttaaaaattagaattgggcaattggaAGATAATGATTTGATGGAACaccaggaaacaataaaacaaagtcaaaagaatgaaaaaatagaagaagttATGAAATATATCATTAGAAGAATAGCTTCTCTTGAAAATAgatcatgagaaaaaaatttaagaatttgggGACTACCAAAAGCCATGACCAAAGAACAAACCTAGACaccacatttcaagaaattatcaaagaaaactgaccAGATATGTAAgatcaagaagagaaaaatagaaactgGAGGAATCTACCATTTTCctcctggaagagatcttaaagtgaaaatttccaggaatataatagtctaATTCTAGAGCTCTCAagcccaaagagaaaatattttaagcagctgaaaaaaaataattcaaatattatggaggcATAGTCACATCACAAAAGACTTATAAATTTCTATATTAAAGGAGGAAAGGGCTTGAAATATATAGCAGAAGGCAAGAgagctaggattataaccaaTAACCTACCCTAAGTATAGTAACTAAGTATAATCCTTCTGGGAGAAAATTGATATTAACAGAAatagtattcctgatgaaaagaccaaaaccaaagaaaatttgactttcaaataaaaAACTCAAGAAAAGCACATAatggtaaacatgaaagagtaacCATAAGGGTGTCAATAAAGTTAACCTATTTattaactcctaagaattttatcatgtTTAGGGTAACTAAAAGTAGTTTACATATTCAGAGGGTATGGATATGAGTTAATTATGTTGGAATGAACTgcaagaaatgaataaatgagaaatagaGATGCACTGGAAgaggtgggaaaggaaaggtaaaatacaaaattcataaAAGATAATTCACAAAGAAGAACTTTTACAATAGAGGGGAAATGGTGGGGGTTTGGCAGGCAATACCTGAACTCATTCTCATTAGAATCAggtcaaagaagga is from Gracilinanus agilis isolate LMUSP501 chromosome 2, AgileGrace, whole genome shotgun sequence and encodes:
- the LOC123236464 gene encoding olfactory receptor 13A1-like, giving the protein MAVSNQTIVTEFFLQGFSETPPLQLALFFIFFFLYIMALIGNALIVWAISLDSGLHTPMYFFLANLAILDIGCTSTVLPKLLENLVDKKSISYDGCMTQLYFLTWFLGAELLLFTAMAYDRYVAICHPLHYTTMMSRMVCIFLAGSVWAISAVSSSVHTGLMAHLTFCGPNQIKHFLCEIPTLLLLSCTSTYLNNVMIVIADVYFGVINFGFTMVSYGFIISSILKIRTKEGKKKAFSTCSSHLIVVTIYYTTIIYTYILPGSGSSMDNGKIVAVLYTTISPTLNPLIYTLRNKDFKTAVKKMFPFIQ